Proteins from a single region of Treponema primitia ZAS-1:
- a CDS encoding formylglycine-generating enzyme family protein has protein sequence MILQGYAKYFYGVGLLLLLFMGCPNSSEDDSWDAYDAAVYREIVTVIPAGTNAVISGSGGDGVFVAGRTITLSPYGISRYEVTWELWDEVYSWAVARGYRIFNRGIEGHGTSGTGDGGKGWTAAQRKTRPVTSITWRDAIVWCNAYSEMHGLEPVYYENDDGPVLKRSLSDIPPAGGLPNTAADLVVVKPGAGGFRLPSEAEWEYAARGGGPAADWNYPYPGSNDIEDVAWYLTNSYELGSGNAAYGVHRVGSKSGGFYDGANLLGLYDMAGNVSEYCWDWFDDAITASTPVDGPDMGTFAHRVMRGGGWSSYAVDCDITKGRNYTRPWVGSVYVGFRVAKNLQEGK, from the coding sequence TTGATCTTACAAGGGTACGCTAAATATTTTTACGGTGTAGGCCTGTTGCTTCTCCTGTTTATGGGTTGTCCAAACTCCTCCGAAGATGATTCGTGGGATGCCTATGATGCGGCGGTATACCGGGAAATTGTCACGGTTATTCCGGCGGGTACAAATGCAGTAATAAGCGGCAGCGGCGGCGATGGTGTTTTTGTTGCAGGCCGTACTATTACTCTGTCCCCCTACGGCATATCCCGGTATGAGGTTACCTGGGAACTCTGGGATGAGGTATACTCCTGGGCTGTGGCCCGGGGATACCGCATTTTTAACCGGGGTATTGAAGGCCACGGGACAAGCGGGACCGGGGACGGCGGCAAAGGCTGGACCGCTGCACAACGGAAAACCCGGCCTGTTACCAGCATTACCTGGCGTGACGCTATTGTATGGTGTAATGCCTACAGCGAGATGCACGGGCTTGAGCCGGTGTATTACGAAAATGATGATGGCCCGGTACTAAAAAGATCCCTCAGTGACATACCCCCAGCGGGGGGCCTGCCAAATACTGCGGCGGATCTGGTTGTGGTAAAACCCGGCGCAGGCGGGTTTAGGCTGCCCTCCGAAGCTGAATGGGAATATGCCGCACGGGGGGGCGGCCCTGCCGCCGATTGGAATTACCCCTACCCAGGGAGTAATGATATTGAAGACGTAGCCTGGTACCTTACCAATTCCTATGAACTCGGCAGCGGTAATGCTGCATACGGTGTGCACCGGGTGGGAAGCAAAAGCGGGGGATTCTATGACGGCGCTAATCTGCTGGGCCTCTATGACATGGCCGGTAATGTTTCCGAATACTGTTGGGATTGGTTCGATGATGCTATCACTGCAAGTACACCTGTTGACGGACCTGACATGGGGACCTTTGCCCACCGGGTAATGCGGGGCGGCGGCTGGAGCAGTTATGCCGTTGATTGTGACATAACAAAGGGCCGGAACTATACCCGGCCCTGGGTTGGGAGCGTATACGTTGGGTTCCGGGTTGCGAAAAATCTGCAGGAAGGAAAATGA
- a CDS encoding glutamine synthetase III has protein sequence MSECSDDCCSSGIDFTKTPVADLYGSNSFSNALMKERLPKNIYKEILAVQNGEKELTLEDAEVVAAVMRDWAISKGASHYTHWFHPLTGLTAEKHDSFISPTGDGRVIMEFSGKELIKGEPDASSFPSGGLRATFEARGYTAWDVTSPAFLKQDRTGTTLCIPTAFISYYGQALDKKVPLLKSIDTLNKQAIRVLRALGNETSKRVYTTVGPEQEYFLVDKKFYDRRPDLMLTGRTVFGVLPAKGQELEDHYFGALKEKVADFMRELNYELWKVGIPAKTQHNEVAPNQFEIAPVYSNSTAAVDGNQLVMETIRSVARRHGMEGLLHEKPFAGVNGSGKHNNWSMATDDGINLFEPGENPESNARFLLFAAAVVEAVDRYALLLRSSVATAANDHRLGANEAPPAIVSIFFGGPLTEILDNIAEGKTSGKSASGVKIQLGVTSLPNLPKDVSDRNRTSPFAFTGNKFEFRMVGSSQSIATPNTYLNVAVAQVLSEFADKLEKSPNKNEAIQGIIKESYSKHRRVVFNGNGYSEEWVHEAERRGLPNVKNAVDALSVLTRSETIALFETHKVFTKEESESRYHIYLEKYSKQINIEAGVMIEMARRSIFPAVTAFAASLARDAASLAAIGAASASQEKRAKKIAELAAELYDETAKLETVLSEAQGAEEVFAQAKAYFEKVRPAMEILRSKGDALERLVAKDTWPFPGFEELLFKL, from the coding sequence ATGAGTGAATGTTCAGACGATTGCTGCAGTTCAGGAATCGATTTTACCAAAACCCCGGTGGCCGATTTATACGGCTCCAACAGTTTTTCCAATGCCCTGATGAAGGAAAGGCTGCCTAAAAATATTTACAAGGAAATTCTGGCAGTCCAGAATGGGGAAAAGGAACTGACCCTGGAGGACGCCGAAGTTGTCGCCGCGGTCATGCGGGATTGGGCTATTTCCAAAGGCGCCAGTCACTATACCCACTGGTTCCACCCCTTAACCGGGCTTACGGCGGAAAAACACGATTCCTTTATTTCCCCCACCGGAGACGGCAGGGTGATCATGGAATTTTCCGGCAAGGAACTGATCAAGGGCGAACCCGATGCGTCGAGCTTCCCCTCGGGCGGTCTCCGGGCCACCTTTGAAGCCCGGGGCTATACCGCCTGGGACGTAACCAGCCCCGCCTTCTTAAAGCAGGACCGGACCGGTACCACCCTCTGTATCCCCACGGCCTTTATCAGCTACTACGGCCAGGCCTTGGACAAAAAAGTCCCCCTCCTCAAATCCATCGACACCCTGAATAAACAGGCCATCCGGGTGCTCCGCGCCCTGGGGAATGAAACATCCAAACGGGTATACACCACCGTCGGCCCGGAGCAGGAATACTTCCTGGTGGATAAGAAATTCTACGATAGGAGACCGGATCTCATGCTCACCGGCAGGACCGTGTTCGGGGTACTCCCCGCCAAAGGCCAGGAGCTGGAAGACCACTACTTCGGCGCCCTCAAAGAAAAGGTCGCCGACTTTATGCGGGAACTAAACTACGAGCTGTGGAAGGTGGGGATCCCCGCCAAAACCCAGCATAACGAAGTTGCCCCGAATCAGTTTGAAATCGCCCCGGTATATTCCAACAGCACCGCTGCGGTGGACGGCAACCAGCTGGTGATGGAAACCATCCGCAGTGTAGCCCGCCGTCACGGCATGGAGGGGCTGCTCCACGAAAAACCCTTCGCCGGGGTAAACGGTTCGGGGAAGCACAACAACTGGTCCATGGCCACCGATGACGGGATCAACCTCTTTGAACCCGGCGAGAACCCCGAATCCAACGCCCGGTTCCTCCTCTTCGCCGCTGCGGTGGTAGAAGCGGTGGACCGCTACGCACTATTGCTGCGTTCCTCCGTGGCCACCGCCGCGAACGACCATCGGCTGGGCGCCAACGAGGCCCCCCCCGCCATCGTGTCCATCTTCTTCGGCGGCCCCTTAACGGAAATCCTGGACAACATCGCCGAAGGCAAAACCTCAGGCAAATCCGCCTCTGGCGTGAAAATACAGTTAGGGGTTACCAGCCTTCCCAACCTTCCCAAGGACGTCTCCGACCGGAACCGGACCAGCCCCTTCGCCTTTACGGGAAATAAGTTCGAATTCCGCATGGTCGGTTCTTCCCAGTCCATCGCCACCCCCAACACCTACCTCAACGTTGCGGTGGCCCAGGTACTTTCGGAATTCGCCGACAAACTGGAAAAATCTCCCAATAAAAATGAAGCCATCCAGGGCATCATCAAAGAATCCTACTCCAAGCACCGCCGGGTGGTTTTTAACGGCAACGGGTACTCCGAAGAATGGGTCCACGAAGCAGAACGCCGGGGCCTCCCCAATGTGAAGAACGCGGTGGACGCCCTTTCGGTGCTCACCCGCAGTGAAACTATTGCTCTCTTCGAAACCCACAAGGTCTTTACCAAGGAAGAGTCGGAAAGCCGCTACCACATCTACCTGGAGAAATACTCCAAGCAGATCAACATCGAAGCGGGGGTCATGATCGAAATGGCCCGCCGGTCCATCTTCCCCGCGGTCACCGCCTTTGCCGCCTCTCTCGCCCGGGACGCAGCGTCCCTGGCCGCTATCGGCGCCGCCAGCGCCTCCCAGGAAAAGCGCGCCAAGAAGATCGCCGAACTTGCGGCGGAACTCTACGACGAGACCGCCAAACTGGAGACCGTTCTCTCCGAAGCCCAGGGCGCCGAAGAAGTCTTTGCCCAAGCCAAGGCCTACTTTGAAAAAGTCCGCCCCGCCATGGAGATCCTCCGTTCCAAGGGAGACGCCCTGGAGCGGCTGGTAGCCAAAGACACCTGGCCCTTCCCGGGCTTTGAAGAATTGCTGTTTAAGCTGTAG
- a CDS encoding TonB-dependent receptor, which translates to MKKSPSLIAALVLCMGLNVFPVLAQSETEADDDFDTIMIDDQGLTITADAPAASGPSAPVQTPYGSHNEVSAEQIQDQGSLDLLDTLRDVPGVVSSKQGIIGTTTGANIYIRGRGYDHPSLGITTSFDGVPRHGLIYGQSMADGFPVFAADSIEVYKSPQPSSFATGYGLVNVTPKYMAEQGWEAQTGFSYGSFQTIGENASFGVRKGRFDIFAAQSWVSTNGHVVHSKAYQQSYYLNAGLWINAYWNLRLLGNGVDAETQKPPQIGQSKDDILPYYTTDTIFTTATLNNEYDKANGFIKLYYNNTDFRIMDEDNRPPSGWSKQLLNGAGGRAKESWYLWDGGEIVSGIDLDFSKVSNEDHNPPPRAADYYEFPDMLLFTPYAAVSHFFELKKFRIIPSAGLRGYIQSVWANAIAPQAGLELGYGNTNVNFNYSFGVLYPSPGNIQNIVLSGNYDVDDLKQSKPETVHHYEVSLRHDWRDIRLINTAAAASLGGSWFFDDGHDRIVPNPTGAPGNVSAASYFRIQGFEFNSSFSIEQNFMFLEKFTLFAGGAWIYNIEAKGEDGTIVNRMPYTPVFSMSTGFTWRFLKRFRFSGDYQYIKDLYGAGGLGNYAIFTDLSDAYKLDDQHLVNLRLACEFAYKKWRIEKAEIFVAANNVLNHTYQYYVGYEMPGITYSLGVDFKFK; encoded by the coding sequence GTGAAAAAATCGCCATCCTTAATCGCAGCATTAGTTTTGTGCATGGGTCTCAATGTATTTCCTGTTTTGGCACAGTCAGAGACTGAGGCGGATGATGATTTTGATACTATTATGATCGATGATCAAGGGCTCACCATTACGGCGGATGCTCCGGCTGCGAGCGGACCAAGTGCACCGGTGCAAACCCCCTATGGTTCTCATAACGAAGTGAGTGCCGAACAGATACAAGACCAGGGTTCCCTGGATTTACTGGATACCCTACGTGATGTTCCCGGGGTAGTCAGCAGCAAGCAGGGTATTATTGGAACCACCACCGGAGCTAACATCTATATCCGGGGACGGGGTTATGACCACCCATCGCTTGGGATAACCACATCCTTTGACGGGGTACCCCGGCACGGCTTGATTTATGGCCAGTCAATGGCGGATGGTTTCCCGGTGTTTGCGGCGGACAGCATTGAGGTGTATAAGTCCCCCCAGCCTTCAAGCTTCGCCACCGGTTACGGTTTAGTGAACGTTACTCCCAAGTATATGGCGGAACAGGGCTGGGAAGCGCAGACCGGCTTTTCCTACGGCAGTTTTCAAACAATCGGTGAAAACGCCTCATTCGGTGTACGGAAAGGACGTTTTGATATTTTCGCTGCCCAAAGCTGGGTATCAACCAATGGGCATGTGGTCCATTCAAAGGCATATCAACAGAGTTACTACCTTAACGCCGGCCTTTGGATTAACGCTTATTGGAACCTCCGCCTCCTGGGTAATGGTGTCGATGCGGAAACACAAAAGCCGCCGCAGATAGGACAGAGTAAGGATGATATACTACCCTATTATACAACGGATACTATTTTTACCACCGCCACCCTAAACAATGAATATGATAAGGCAAATGGTTTTATCAAGCTGTATTACAACAACACGGATTTCAGGATCATGGACGAAGATAATCGCCCGCCAAGCGGCTGGTCTAAACAACTGCTCAATGGAGCAGGCGGCAGGGCAAAGGAAAGCTGGTATTTGTGGGATGGCGGCGAGATTGTAAGCGGTATAGATCTGGATTTTTCCAAGGTCAGCAATGAGGATCACAACCCACCGCCCCGGGCGGCAGACTATTACGAGTTTCCCGACATGCTGTTATTTACCCCATACGCAGCGGTAAGCCATTTTTTTGAATTGAAAAAATTCCGTATCATCCCATCTGCGGGGCTGCGGGGCTATATTCAGAGTGTTTGGGCTAATGCGATTGCGCCCCAGGCGGGACTTGAATTAGGATACGGAAACACAAACGTTAACTTTAACTATTCCTTTGGGGTACTTTATCCTTCGCCGGGGAATATCCAAAACATTGTTTTAAGCGGGAATTATGATGTTGACGATTTAAAACAATCAAAGCCCGAGACTGTGCACCATTATGAGGTATCACTCCGCCATGATTGGAGGGATATCAGGCTGATAAATACCGCGGCCGCCGCCTCCCTTGGCGGATCCTGGTTTTTTGATGACGGGCATGATCGCATAGTTCCTAATCCCACGGGCGCTCCGGGCAATGTAAGCGCTGCTTCTTACTTCCGTATACAGGGTTTCGAGTTTAACAGCAGTTTTTCTATTGAACAGAACTTTATGTTTTTGGAAAAGTTTACCCTGTTTGCCGGAGGCGCGTGGATATATAATATTGAAGCAAAGGGTGAGGACGGTACGATAGTTAACCGAATGCCCTATACCCCTGTATTTAGTATGTCCACCGGCTTTACATGGCGGTTTCTAAAACGCTTCCGGTTCAGCGGAGATTATCAATATATAAAGGATCTGTACGGTGCAGGCGGTTTGGGAAATTATGCCATATTTACCGATCTGTCGGATGCGTATAAATTGGATGACCAGCATTTAGTAAACCTGCGCCTTGCCTGTGAATTTGCCTATAAAAAGTGGCGGATCGAAAAGGCCGAAATTTTTGTGGCGGCAAATAATGTGCTTAATCATACATACCAATATTATGTTGGGTATGAGATGCCGGGGATTACCTATTCACTTGGGGTTGATTTTAAGTTCAAATAG